The following is a genomic window from Nguyenibacter vanlangensis.
GCATCGAGGCCCGGGGCGTCGTCGGGGCGGGCGAAGGGATTGAAGGTGATGACCGGATGGCCGGCCAGGATTCCGTCCCAGCCCTTGCGGTCCAGATACATCAGGTGCGGCGGCAGCGGGCGGTACGGGACCTCGCCCTCGCGCACCGGCTGGCGGCGGGCTTCGAAATGATCGGCGATCATTTCCAGCCTGGCGGCCAGGACCTCCTCGGCCTGGTGGGCCAGGATGACGGCCAGGCCCGGCAGGTAGTCGACCAGGGTCTCCATCTGATCGTGGAACAGTGGCAGCCAATGTTCCATGCCGGCGTGGCGGCGGCCGTCCGAGACGTGCTGGTAGAGCGGATCGGCGGCGGCCGGGCCGAACAGGTCGCGCCAGCCGGTCCGGAAGCGCGAGATGCTGGCCTGGTCGAGCGTGAAATCGGCGACCGGCCGCATGACGAAGCGATCCAGCCGGTCCGAGGACCGCTGGCTGGCGGGGTCGAAGCGGCGGATATTTTCGATTTCGTCGCCGAACAGGTCGAGGCGGACCGGTTCGGGCTCGCCCGCCGGGAAAATGTCGAAGATGCCGCCGCGGGCGGCGAATTCGCCGGGTTCCATCACCGTGTCGGTGCGGTTGTAGCCGGCGGCGACGAGCAGTTCGATCAGCAATGGCTGGTCCAGGCTGTCGCCGGCGGCCAGCGTGATCGACTGGCCGCGGAAGGCGGCCCGGGGGGCGACGCGCTGGACCAGGCCGCCGACCGTGGTGAGCACGATGCGCGGGCCGGCCGCCGGTTCCAGCAGGCGCGTCAGCGTGGCGACGCGTTCGGCGACGATGGCGGGATTGGGCGAGACGCGGTCATAGGGCAGGCAGTCCCACGCCGGGAAGCGCAGGATTTCGACATTCGGGGCGACGAAGGACAGCAGGTCGCCGATGCGGGCCATGCCGGCATCGTCGCGCGCGACGTGCAGGACGGGGCCGTCTTGTTCGGCGGCGCGGCGCGCCAGCAGGAAGGCGTCGAACCCGTCGGGGACGCCCCAGATCGTGGCCCCCGCGGTCATCGTGCGTTTCGCAGCGCGGCGTGGCGGGCAGGATCGCCCGCATCGGCCAGGAGCGCGCGCATCATCGGTCCGTCCAGTTCGGCCGGCACCGGCCTGCGGCCGCTGAGCCAGTCGGCCAGGTCGGTGTCGGGCAGGTCCATCACCGCCTCCAGCGCGTCCAGCTCGGCGTCGGTCATGCGGGCCAGGCGAGGCGCGACGAATCCGCCGATCAGGATGTCGGTTTCCTGCGTGCCGCGATGCGTGGCGCGGAAATAGATCCGCCGCCGGCGCGTATCGAGCGATGCGAGGTCGGGCGTGTCGTCGGACATGTCGTGGGGCATAAGGCTGACCCGGAATGGTTTCGTTTTGTTCCTGTGCGTCGCTGTCCTATAGCCCTCCGACGGGGTCCTGTCAGCCCGGCTGGGCACCGGGACGGAACGAGAGGGACGGTCGAGCGGCGCGTGGTGGACAGTATTCTTCAGGACGGGCCGGAAAACGCAATCGCCCCGCTGCTGGCGCCGTTGGACAGCCTGCCGGGCGTGGGTCCCGCTGTGGCGCGGCTGCTGGCGCGGGCGGCGCGGGGCGGGCGGGTGATCGACCTGCTGTTCCATCTGCCGGAGTCGGTGATCGACCGGCGGTACCGGCCGGCGTTGCGCGATGCGATTCCGGGGCAGGTCTGCACGCTGCAGGCGGTGGTGCGCCGGGTGGATGCGCCGGCGCGCGGTACGCGCCAGCCCTGGCGGGTGCAGATATCGGACGGCACGGGCAGCGCCGACCTGGTGTTCTTTTCGCCCTATCAGGCGCGGCAGATGGCGGTGGGGGCCACCGTCGCGGTGTCGGGCATGCTGGAGGCTTTCGGCGACCGGCTGTCGATGGCGCATCCGGAGCATGTCGTCGCGGGCGGGCGCATCGAGCGGATACCGGCGCTGGAGCCTGTCTGGCCGCTGACGGCGGGACTGTTTGCGCGCCATGTGCGCGGCGCGCTGCGGGAGGCCCTGCTGCGCCTGCCCCTCCTGCCCGAATGGCTGGATGCGGCACTGGTGGCCCGGCGGCACTGGCCGGATTTCGCAACCGCGCTGCGGCAGTTGCACAGCCCCGAATCCTTTCCCGAGCTGCTGTGCGACGATGCCTGCGGGGCGGCGTGGGAGCGGGCGCGGCAGCGCCTGGCCTGCGACGAATTGCTGGCGCAGCAAGTGGCGATGGCCGAGGCCCGGCGCCGCAACCGCGACCGGCCGGGCCGCGCGGTCGCCGCCACCGGCGCGTTGCGCGCCGAGGCGCTGGCGCGATTCGGCCATGTGCCGACCGGGGCGCAGGTCCGGGCGCTGCGCGAGATCGATTCGGACATGGCTGCGGCGCATC
Proteins encoded in this region:
- a CDS encoding succinate dehydrogenase assembly factor 2; translation: MSDDTPDLASLDTRRRRIYFRATHRGTQETDILIGGFVAPRLARMTDAELDALEAVMDLPDTDLADWLSGRRPVPAELDGPMMRALLADAGDPARHAALRNAR